In Qingshengfaniella alkalisoli, a single genomic region encodes these proteins:
- a CDS encoding GAF domain-containing protein, whose protein sequence is MNDLATAVATSGNQPEATFKALETLVNDTIGVKLFTIMERDTDREVSWRSYSNMPDAYPVTGEKPFHYDRWTDQVVGRGEPFVANSVEEFADVFSDHEYIAALGCESVLNLPIVIDGELKGTLNCLHDAGHYTPDRVAAAQSLKLPGAIAFLMAAATRNEGEK, encoded by the coding sequence ATGAACGACCTTGCGACCGCAGTCGCCACGTCCGGCAACCAACCCGAAGCGACCTTCAAGGCACTGGAAACCCTTGTGAACGACACCATCGGGGTGAAGCTTTTCACGATCATGGAACGCGACACGGATCGTGAAGTATCGTGGCGGTCCTATTCCAACATGCCTGACGCCTATCCGGTTACTGGCGAAAAGCCGTTTCACTACGATCGCTGGACCGATCAGGTTGTCGGTCGCGGAGAACCCTTCGTCGCCAATTCGGTCGAGGAATTCGCGGACGTCTTCTCCGATCACGAATATATCGCTGCTCTGGGCTGCGAATCCGTCCTGAACCTGCCCATCGTGATCGACGGCGAACTGAAAGGCACGCTGAACTGCCTGCATGATGCGGGGCACTACACCCCTGACCGTGTCGCCGCCGCACAATCGCTCAAACTGCCCGGCGCCATCGCGTTCCTGATGGCCGCCGCCACCCGAAACGAAGGAGAGAAGTAA
- a CDS encoding ABC transporter ATP-binding protein has translation MIPILSLKSVNKTFGNDEHVVHAARNVSFDVSAGECLAIVGESGSGKTTLANMILGIFPPTSGQIEFEGAALPAKRKLEHRRAIQLVQQNPLSSLNPKRTVGASIRLGLDVYGIGKPGERWKMVEAALEEVGLPAEFRNRPPAALSGGQRQRVAIARALACDSRLVVLDEPTSALDVLVQARVLRLLDDLRRKRGLTYLFITHDLSVVRNIADRVAVFQSGALVECAATQDIFETPQEPYTRDLIGAVPVVADEEIALRRTLSMESSQ, from the coding sequence ATGATCCCGATCCTGTCACTCAAATCAGTCAACAAGACTTTTGGAAACGACGAACATGTCGTTCACGCCGCCCGAAATGTCAGCTTCGATGTCTCGGCAGGTGAATGCCTTGCCATCGTCGGTGAATCCGGGTCCGGCAAGACGACGCTTGCCAACATGATCCTTGGCATTTTCCCTCCGACGTCCGGGCAGATCGAATTCGAAGGCGCCGCACTGCCAGCCAAACGCAAGCTTGAGCACCGGCGCGCGATCCAGCTGGTTCAGCAAAACCCGCTGTCATCGCTGAACCCCAAGCGTACCGTCGGCGCATCCATCCGGCTTGGGCTGGACGTTTACGGCATCGGCAAGCCCGGCGAGCGCTGGAAGATGGTCGAAGCCGCGCTCGAAGAAGTAGGTCTGCCCGCCGAGTTCCGCAATCGCCCCCCTGCCGCACTTTCGGGTGGGCAACGTCAGCGTGTCGCCATCGCCAGGGCGTTGGCCTGCGATTCAAGGCTTGTCGTTCTGGACGAACCAACCTCGGCGCTCGATGTGCTTGTGCAGGCACGTGTTCTCAGGCTTCTGGATGACCTGCGCCGCAAGCGTGGCCTGACCTATCTATTCATTACCCATGATTTGTCGGTGGTGCGCAATATCGCCGACCGCGTGGCCGTGTTTCAATCCGGCGCGCTGGTGGAATGTGCCGCCACGCAAGACATTTTCGAGACCCCGCAGGAACCCTACACCCGCGACCTGATCGGTGCCGTGCCCGTCGTCGCGGACGAAGAAATCGCGCTACGGCGCACCCTTTCGATGGAGAGCAGCCAATGA
- a CDS encoding ABC transporter permease — protein sequence MKRTLMILLKNPLSLLGVILVTLVVVLAVFADLIAPFPEHKGSVVDFVYFNQPPNARNIMGTDLVGRDLFSRIIYAYRISLILGVVVLAISVPIGVVVGLMAGYIGGKADFVLMRLTDIFLSIPPLVLAIAMMGVLEPTLFNAMLAVTAMWWPWYARLVYNVARSEREEGYVLAAEVIGASTAHIAFREILPNCLPAVLTKMTLDMGFVIIIASSLSFLGLGVQPPTPDLGSMVAEGAKYLPDSWWLTVFPGLAILVAVFGFNLVGDALREILGTEQ from the coding sequence ATGAAACGCACCCTGATGATCCTTCTCAAGAACCCATTGTCGCTTCTGGGTGTGATCCTCGTCACGCTGGTCGTGGTCTTGGCCGTTTTCGCCGACCTCATCGCACCTTTCCCCGAGCACAAGGGGTCCGTTGTCGACTTCGTGTACTTCAATCAACCACCAAACGCGCGCAACATCATGGGCACGGACCTTGTCGGCCGTGACCTGTTCAGCCGCATCATCTATGCCTATCGCATTTCGCTGATCCTCGGCGTGGTGGTTCTGGCCATCTCTGTTCCCATCGGTGTCGTGGTGGGGCTGATGGCAGGATATATCGGCGGCAAGGCCGATTTCGTGCTGATGCGCCTTACGGATATCTTCCTGTCCATCCCGCCGCTGGTCCTGGCGATCGCGATGATGGGCGTGTTGGAGCCCACGCTGTTCAACGCGATGCTCGCTGTCACGGCGATGTGGTGGCCGTGGTATGCGCGCCTTGTCTACAACGTCGCACGATCGGAACGGGAAGAAGGCTATGTGCTGGCCGCCGAGGTGATAGGTGCCTCAACCGCGCATATCGCATTTCGTGAAATCTTGCCGAACTGCCTGCCTGCAGTGCTGACCAAGATGACGCTGGATATGGGTTTCGTCATCATCATCGCCTCGTCTTTGTCCTTCCTTGGCCTTGGTGTCCAACCGCCCACTCCGGACTTGGGCTCCATGGTAGCCGAAGGGGCAAAGTACCTGCCCGACAGCTGGTGGCTGACCGTCTTCCCGGGCCTCGCCATCCTGGTTGCGGTGTTCGGTTTCAACCTCGTGGGCGACGCCCTGCGCGAAATCCTGGGGACCGAGCAATGA
- a CDS encoding TRAP transporter large permease, with the protein MILAIIAIGWLLMVLAGVPIGISMILVSMGYFYWSGMGLAFALSRMVDGLNSFPMLAVPLFILAAAILNGAGITNLLFGFARAAVGHIRGGLGHVNVLASLFFSGMSGSALADAGGLGKMEIEAMRKAGYDEEFAGSVTAASSMIGPLVPPSITMVLYGVISNTSIGQLFLGGVVPGVLCAVALMVMVYIIALKRDYPRDQWLGFRALIALFIRSFPALLTPAVIVGGIFSGWFSPTEAAAVTVVYAILIDLIFYRELTWRRLWDAIYETTATSASIGTIIAGVSLLGYVLAREQAPQQIASMFLAIADGPLSFLIAVNLMIFALGMFIESLVILLIVVPILVPIAMGFGVDPVHFGIIVVLNLMISILTPPMGMALFVVAQVGEIPFQKLARAILPWLIPPLVVLILVCVFPVLATGLPSLMR; encoded by the coding sequence ATGATCCTAGCTATAATTGCCATTGGGTGGCTGTTGATGGTGCTGGCCGGGGTCCCGATTGGTATCTCGATGATCCTCGTCTCGATGGGCTACTTCTATTGGTCCGGTATGGGGCTCGCCTTTGCGCTTTCGCGCATGGTTGATGGGCTGAATAGTTTTCCCATGTTGGCCGTTCCCCTCTTTATCCTCGCGGCGGCAATCCTGAACGGGGCAGGGATTACAAACCTTCTGTTCGGGTTCGCGCGCGCCGCAGTTGGTCATATCCGGGGCGGGTTGGGGCATGTGAACGTGCTGGCAAGCCTCTTCTTTTCCGGCATGTCCGGATCGGCGCTGGCCGACGCGGGCGGACTGGGAAAGATGGAAATCGAAGCTATGCGCAAGGCGGGCTATGATGAGGAGTTCGCGGGCTCAGTAACAGCCGCGTCGTCCATGATCGGGCCGCTGGTGCCGCCTTCCATCACGATGGTGCTTTATGGTGTCATTTCGAACACCTCCATCGGGCAACTTTTTCTGGGGGGTGTGGTGCCCGGTGTGCTTTGTGCGGTGGCCTTGATGGTGATGGTCTACATTATCGCACTCAAGAGGGATTATCCGCGCGATCAATGGCTGGGATTCAGGGCATTGATCGCTCTCTTCATCCGGTCCTTTCCGGCACTGCTGACCCCGGCGGTGATCGTAGGCGGGATATTCAGCGGTTGGTTCTCTCCAACCGAAGCTGCTGCGGTGACTGTTGTCTATGCGATCCTGATCGACCTGATATTCTACCGCGAACTGACATGGCGCAGGTTGTGGGACGCAATCTACGAGACCACGGCAACGTCAGCCAGCATTGGGACGATCATCGCGGGGGTGTCGCTGCTGGGCTATGTATTGGCGCGGGAACAGGCTCCGCAACAAATCGCATCGATGTTCCTGGCCATTGCGGATGGCCCCCTCAGTTTTTTGATCGCTGTTAATCTGATGATATTCGCCTTGGGGATGTTCATTGAGTCGCTTGTGATCCTTCTGATCGTTGTGCCGATCCTCGTTCCTATCGCTATGGGCTTCGGGGTCGATCCGGTTCATTTTGGCATCATTGTTGTCCTTAACCTGATGATTTCGATCCTGACCCCTCCGATGGGTATGGCGCTGTTTGTCGTGGCACAGGTGGGGGAGATTCCGTTTCAGAAACTGGCGCGGGCGATCTTGCCTTGGCTGATCCCTCCGCTGGTGGTGCTGATACTGGTCTGCGTATTCCCTGTCCTTGCGACTGGCCTGCCGAGTTTGATGCGATGA
- a CDS encoding ABC transporter permease, whose translation MSPVLRLLLRRLGISLIVLVGVSMLIFGIARVIPGDPARIALGPNATAEQIEKLRTDLHLDEPIYVQYGQFLKDLARGDLGVSLYTNRPVTTDIAEFLPATLELVIVAGIMMVGIGLPLGIWSARFRGKAADHLIRLLSLLGVSAPSFVWAVILMLLFAYFLPIFPIAGRISDVYEIQRHTGFLLIDTLVAGNFKAFGDAAWHIILPAFALALSGIGQAARLTRANMIETYDKPYIEMAQAYGFKARRIANRYAFKPSLIPSLTVIGLDFAAMLGNAFLVEAVFAWPGLSRYGVNVILRKDLNAIIGTVLIISATFLIVNLIVDLLIAFLNPRIRYSQRGAS comes from the coding sequence ATGTCACCGGTCTTAAGACTCCTTCTCCGGCGGCTCGGGATCTCTTTGATCGTTCTCGTGGGCGTCTCGATGCTGATCTTCGGCATCGCGCGCGTGATCCCCGGGGACCCGGCCCGCATCGCACTTGGACCCAACGCCACGGCCGAACAGATCGAGAAGCTGCGGACCGATCTGCACCTTGATGAGCCGATCTACGTTCAATACGGACAATTCCTCAAGGATCTGGCGCGCGGCGATCTGGGTGTTTCGCTTTACACCAACCGCCCCGTCACCACCGACATCGCGGAATTTCTGCCCGCCACGCTGGAACTGGTCATCGTCGCTGGCATCATGATGGTCGGTATCGGGCTGCCCCTGGGCATCTGGTCGGCACGGTTTCGCGGAAAGGCGGCGGATCACCTGATCCGGCTGTTATCCCTGCTTGGCGTGTCCGCGCCCAGCTTCGTGTGGGCGGTTATCCTGATGTTGCTGTTCGCCTATTTCCTTCCGATCTTCCCTATCGCGGGCCGCATCAGCGACGTCTACGAGATCCAGCGTCATACCGGGTTCCTGCTGATCGACACGCTGGTTGCAGGAAACTTCAAGGCTTTCGGCGATGCCGCCTGGCACATCATCCTGCCCGCCTTCGCCCTAGCCCTGTCCGGCATTGGTCAAGCCGCGCGCCTGACACGGGCGAACATGATCGAGACCTACGACAAGCCCTATATCGAGATGGCGCAGGCCTATGGCTTCAAAGCGCGCCGGATCGCGAACCGTTACGCCTTCAAACCGTCCCTGATCCCGTCGCTGACCGTCATCGGACTAGACTTCGCGGCCATGCTCGGCAACGCCTTTCTGGTTGAGGCCGTCTTCGCATGGCCGGGTCTGTCCCGGTACGGCGTCAACGTGATCCTGCGCAAGGATCTGAATGCGATCATCGGGACGGTCCTGATCATTTCGGCGACGTTCCTGATCGTGAACCTCATCGTTGATCTGTTGATCGCCTTTCTCAATCCACGCATTCGTTATTCGCAAAGGGGCGCCTCATGA
- a CDS encoding TRAP transporter small permease, with protein MKPPGKYSAEGIAASLLFVALIFIVMLQILGRTALFTGPVWTEEAARWLWVWMAMIGISEVERTDSQLRMGFLVEALRRRIRVAIFTIIDVIYLGIVVHLIWIGWKTVQRTWSNESVTLPVSDAVLYASGFIAMILVANRVIRRITGLGHRRDPEELEVTL; from the coding sequence ATGAAGCCGCCGGGGAAGTACAGCGCTGAGGGGATTGCCGCGTCGCTCCTGTTTGTCGCTCTCATCTTTATCGTGATGCTGCAAATCCTGGGTCGTACTGCACTGTTTACTGGCCCCGTCTGGACCGAGGAAGCTGCACGCTGGCTTTGGGTGTGGATGGCCATGATCGGCATCTCCGAGGTGGAGCGCACGGATAGTCAACTGCGTATGGGTTTCCTCGTCGAAGCTCTGCGGCGACGGATTCGTGTGGCAATTTTTACGATTATTGATGTTATCTATCTCGGCATTGTTGTTCACTTGATCTGGATCGGCTGGAAGACCGTCCAGCGTACATGGTCGAATGAATCCGTTACCCTTCCAGTAAGCGACGCGGTTCTTTACGCTTCCGGTTTCATCGCGATGATCCTGGTCGCAAATCGGGTCATCCGGCGGATCACGGGTCTTGGCCATCGACGTGACCCCGAAGAGCTGGAGGTCACTTTATGA
- a CDS encoding ABC transporter ATP-binding protein, with amino-acid sequence MSNVLDIRNLELGFKGYVGFTKVLHGISLSIAKGERVALVGESGSGKSVTARIILGLLQELRAARITGELHFNGQDLNHLSRRQWHALRGTDMSMIFQDPTSSLNPVFTVANQFAEVLRRREEKLTDSEARARASELLDSVHIPNPARVLDSYPFQLSGGMNQRVVIAMALANHPSLLIADEPGTALDVTVQAQTLKLMREMVESNDTAVLFISHNLGVVREFADRIYVIYRGNIVEEGPTEAVFANPGHAYTRALMSAVPRITGGGIPDIADTSDAFLDPLVSHSENKS; translated from the coding sequence ATGAGCAACGTTCTGGATATTCGCAATCTCGAGCTCGGCTTCAAAGGTTATGTCGGTTTCACCAAGGTACTTCACGGCATTTCACTGTCCATCGCGAAAGGCGAACGTGTGGCGCTGGTCGGTGAATCGGGATCGGGCAAATCGGTCACGGCGCGGATCATCCTAGGGCTTCTGCAGGAACTGCGCGCCGCACGGATTACGGGTGAGCTGCATTTCAACGGCCAGGATCTGAACCATCTCAGTCGGCGCCAATGGCATGCGCTGCGCGGCACCGACATGTCCATGATCTTCCAGGACCCGACATCGTCGCTTAATCCCGTCTTCACCGTTGCCAACCAGTTCGCCGAAGTCTTGCGCCGTCGCGAGGAGAAACTGACGGACAGCGAGGCACGCGCCCGTGCAAGTGAATTGCTGGATTCCGTGCACATCCCGAACCCGGCACGGGTGCTCGATTCCTATCCGTTTCAGTTGTCGGGGGGTATGAACCAGCGTGTCGTGATCGCGATGGCACTGGCCAACCACCCCTCTTTGCTGATCGCCGACGAACCGGGGACCGCGCTGGATGTCACAGTGCAGGCGCAAACGCTGAAGCTGATGCGCGAAATGGTCGAAAGCAACGACACTGCGGTGCTGTTCATTTCGCACAACCTTGGTGTCGTGCGCGAATTTGCCGACCGGATCTACGTGATCTATCGCGGCAACATCGTCGAAGAGGGTCCGACCGAGGCCGTTTTCGCCAATCCCGGCCACGCGTACACGCGCGCGCTTATGTCTGCCGTTCCGCGCATTACCGGCGGCGGGATACCAGACATCGCCGATACGTCGGACGCCTTCCTTGATCCGTTGGTGAGCCATTCGGAGAACAAGTCATGA
- a CDS encoding ABC transporter substrate-binding protein has protein sequence MTFLKNSFAASLLAATAIVAPVTIAHAETVLRLDEVAVGELDPAKATDTADSILMFNVYDTLVLPAQGGPGYAPHLAESWTQDGTELTFVLRDDVSFQSGNPLTAEDVVFSLERMKALGAGLSYLFDVVDTVEAVDTHTVKFSLTQPYSPFIASLVRLPIIDKALVMENLADGEGDMGDWGQAYLSGHSAGSGAYSVTSHNPQDETVMAKADSYFLDVPAAAPDTVRLRYSLEAATVRTLVSQGEHDIASQWLPPEVIKSLADDGAQLLTEGGSGAFYLKLNTTKPPLDDVNCRQALAHAFDYSTALRMVAITPDVSLGRPSTGAIPVGMFGANGEDQARAQDMDKAKEYLDACQYDPAEMNIEVTWIAEVPLEERFALLFQSNLNELGIKSEIRKMPWALFTEAVAKPENTPHVSQLFVNAVTGDPDTLLYGMYHSSAAGTWQSPEYLNDAEVDQYLEEGRKAETDEAREVAYSKLNARLLELAPTIYAYDEQAVFAASDRVSVPALSDDAHAFGLDAMGFTFRLMEMTE, from the coding sequence ATGACCTTTCTGAAGAATTCCTTTGCCGCAAGCCTGCTGGCCGCCACCGCGATCGTGGCGCCCGTAACCATTGCGCACGCCGAAACCGTTCTGCGGCTTGACGAAGTCGCGGTGGGTGAACTGGACCCGGCCAAAGCGACGGATACTGCCGACAGCATCCTGATGTTCAACGTGTATGACACGCTGGTTCTGCCGGCACAGGGCGGCCCCGGATACGCACCCCACTTGGCCGAAAGCTGGACACAGGACGGCACCGAACTGACCTTCGTGTTGCGCGATGACGTGAGCTTTCAAAGCGGCAACCCGCTGACCGCCGAAGATGTGGTTTTCTCGCTTGAACGCATGAAAGCGCTCGGCGCGGGCCTGTCCTACCTGTTCGATGTCGTGGACACGGTCGAAGCCGTTGACACCCACACCGTCAAATTTTCGCTGACCCAGCCCTATTCGCCCTTTATCGCATCGCTCGTGCGCCTGCCGATCATCGACAAGGCGCTCGTCATGGAAAACCTGGCCGACGGCGAAGGCGATATGGGCGACTGGGGACAGGCCTATCTGTCGGGTCACAGCGCCGGAAGCGGCGCCTACAGCGTCACATCGCACAATCCGCAGGACGAAACGGTCATGGCAAAGGCCGACAGCTACTTCCTGGATGTGCCTGCCGCGGCCCCCGACACCGTGCGCCTGCGTTACAGCCTCGAGGCCGCGACGGTACGGACCCTTGTGTCGCAAGGCGAACACGACATCGCATCCCAGTGGCTGCCGCCCGAGGTCATCAAATCGCTTGCCGATGACGGTGCCCAGCTTTTGACGGAAGGCGGCTCCGGCGCGTTCTATCTTAAGCTGAACACGACAAAGCCGCCGCTTGACGACGTGAACTGCCGTCAGGCGCTTGCCCATGCCTTCGACTATTCCACGGCACTGCGCATGGTCGCCATCACGCCCGATGTGTCGCTCGGCCGTCCGTCGACTGGTGCGATCCCTGTCGGCATGTTCGGCGCGAACGGCGAGGACCAGGCACGCGCGCAGGATATGGACAAGGCAAAGGAATACCTAGACGCCTGCCAATACGATCCGGCGGAGATGAACATAGAAGTGACCTGGATCGCCGAAGTCCCGCTGGAAGAACGCTTTGCACTGCTGTTCCAGTCCAACCTCAATGAGCTTGGCATCAAGTCCGAAATCCGCAAGATGCCCTGGGCTCTCTTTACCGAGGCGGTCGCGAAGCCGGAAAACACACCGCATGTCAGCCAGCTCTTCGTCAATGCGGTAACCGGCGACCCCGATACATTGCTGTACGGCATGTATCATTCCTCGGCTGCGGGTACCTGGCAATCACCGGAATACCTGAACGACGCGGAGGTCGATCAGTATCTCGAGGAAGGGCGCAAGGCAGAGACCGACGAGGCACGCGAAGTGGCCTATTCCAAGTTGAACGCCCGGCTTCTGGAACTGGCGCCCACGATCTACGCCTATGACGAACAGGCCGTATTCGCGGCAAGTGACCGAGTCAGCGTCCCTGCCCTGAGCGACGACGCGCATGCCTTCGGTCTTGATGCGATGGGCTTCACGTTCCGGCTCATGGAAATGACCGAGTAA
- a CDS encoding sialic acid TRAP transporter substrate-binding protein SiaP, which translates to MNMKCVLITGAAALALATTVQARELTLGTQDNEATPVYKGAAEFAKTLEEVSGGEFTVNLFPSATLGDFKAMVQQVQAGELDMVITGYPDMSYTIPELKLIGAPYVVSDYEQLKEIVAGPWGQKMAEKFDENGLQVLDVWYYGTRQTTANKPIESIEDMKGLRMRTPNVPFLIAYAEAVGATPAPVAFPEVYLALQTNQVDAQENPLTTIDAQKFYEVQSSVALTNHFVASSSVMIGNHVWDELSDQEKEWVNTAIAAGGQLNNDLIQKGEAELLEVFEEKGLTVTRPDLEPFKAAMQPYYDTLEEEFGEGAIAEVTAK; encoded by the coding sequence ATGAACATGAAATGCGTTCTAATTACTGGTGCTGCGGCGTTGGCGCTGGCCACAACCGTGCAAGCACGCGAACTGACACTGGGCACCCAGGATAATGAGGCAACGCCGGTCTATAAGGGCGCGGCGGAGTTCGCGAAGACTCTGGAGGAAGTTTCGGGCGGCGAATTCACAGTCAATCTGTTCCCTTCGGCCACGCTAGGTGATTTCAAGGCCATGGTTCAGCAGGTGCAGGCAGGTGAACTTGATATGGTCATCACCGGCTATCCGGATATGTCCTACACAATCCCCGAATTGAAGCTGATCGGCGCACCCTATGTCGTTAGTGACTATGAGCAGCTCAAAGAGATCGTTGCTGGTCCATGGGGCCAGAAGATGGCCGAGAAGTTTGACGAGAACGGGCTGCAAGTACTTGATGTCTGGTATTACGGCACACGTCAGACGACTGCTAACAAACCCATTGAGTCTATTGAAGACATGAAGGGATTGCGGATGCGCACGCCGAACGTGCCGTTCCTGATCGCCTATGCCGAAGCCGTGGGCGCGACGCCTGCACCGGTGGCTTTTCCAGAAGTGTACCTCGCGCTGCAGACCAATCAGGTCGATGCACAAGAGAACCCGCTCACGACGATCGATGCGCAGAAGTTCTACGAAGTACAAAGCTCCGTGGCGCTGACCAATCACTTCGTGGCATCGTCGTCGGTCATGATCGGCAATCATGTCTGGGACGAACTGTCTGATCAGGAGAAAGAATGGGTAAACACTGCAATCGCGGCGGGCGGTCAGCTGAACAATGATCTCATCCAGAAGGGCGAGGCAGAACTTCTGGAAGTGTTCGAAGAGAAAGGCCTGACAGTGACGCGTCCGGATCTCGAACCGTTCAAAGCCGCAATGCAGCCTTACTACGACACGCTCGAAGAAGAGTTCGGTGAAGGCGCTATCGCTGAAGTCACCGCAAAATAA
- a CDS encoding ROK family protein encodes MVEGFAVDLGGTKTAAARIAAGRIEERLQTPTDGDASFWSQLDAMAALLDRLGFEAGANLGVAVAGRVDGAGRWQAVNAHTLPGIGEEPLLEQMRARFGSNVVVRNDAAAATLAEALMGAGIGADHFAYLTVSTGIGGGVVLSGRLLNSRNGLAGHVGFVSSPLGEARCGSGRYGTMEVTASGRAIAAFAGTRDAKEAFETRTQKAQVAIDRSAAAIARLCGDLTAIFGLDRVAIGGSVGLAKGYLSRVEMHLEREPPLFRVPLTLATLGQDSALLGALLPEG; translated from the coding sequence ATGGTGGAAGGGTTCGCTGTAGATCTGGGCGGCACGAAAACGGCCGCCGCTCGTATTGCGGCAGGTCGGATTGAGGAACGGTTGCAAACCCCGACGGATGGCGATGCCAGCTTTTGGTCGCAATTGGATGCAATGGCCGCGTTGCTCGATCGGTTGGGATTTGAAGCCGGGGCCAATTTGGGTGTGGCGGTTGCTGGACGGGTTGATGGCGCTGGTCGATGGCAAGCCGTGAACGCACACACTTTGCCGGGTATTGGGGAAGAACCCCTGCTAGAACAGATGCGCGCCCGCTTCGGGTCTAACGTCGTTGTAAGAAATGACGCCGCAGCGGCCACGTTGGCCGAAGCATTGATGGGGGCTGGCATAGGTGCTGATCATTTTGCCTATCTCACGGTTTCAACCGGTATTGGTGGCGGAGTGGTTCTAAGTGGCCGTCTTCTGAACAGCAGAAACGGTCTGGCTGGCCATGTAGGGTTTGTCTCTAGCCCGCTTGGCGAGGCGCGCTGCGGATCCGGGCGATATGGTACCATGGAGGTAACCGCCTCAGGACGCGCGATTGCTGCGTTTGCAGGTACGCGGGATGCGAAGGAGGCTTTCGAGACGAGAACGCAAAAGGCCCAGGTCGCCATCGATCGATCAGCTGCCGCAATTGCGCGGCTCTGCGGGGATCTGACCGCCATCTTCGGGCTGGACAGAGTCGCCATTGGTGGCAGTGTCGGGCTTGCCAAAGGCTATCTGTCGCGCGTGGAAATGCATCTTGAAAGGGAACCTCCACTGTTTCGGGTGCCGCTGACACTGGCAACCCTGGGACAGGACAGTGCGCTATTGGGCGCTTTGCTACCGGAAGGATAG
- a CDS encoding N-acetylmannosamine-6-phosphate 2-epimerase, giving the protein MSVPDQLRGGLIASCQPVDDGPMDRPEIVAAMAQAAVAGGAAGLRIEGLENLRATRAHVNVPIIGIVKRNLPDSPVRITVTVRDAQELLEAGADIVAYDATRRPRSDRREDIVAAILDGGAIAMADCSTVEDAQTAMAEGATIIGTTLSGYTDETAGDDDAPDFGLIREFRRLDSFVMAEGRFNSPDLAKKAIAAGADAVTVGSALTRLEVVTGWFAEAVRRS; this is encoded by the coding sequence ATGAGTGTTCCGGATCAGTTGCGAGGCGGCCTGATCGCCTCCTGCCAGCCCGTTGATGACGGCCCGATGGATAGGCCCGAAATCGTCGCGGCAATGGCGCAGGCGGCGGTGGCCGGCGGGGCAGCGGGGCTGCGTATCGAAGGGCTGGAGAACCTGAGAGCAACGCGTGCGCATGTGAATGTGCCGATCATTGGTATTGTGAAACGGAATTTGCCCGACAGTCCTGTGCGGATCACGGTGACCGTCAGAGACGCACAAGAGTTGCTGGAAGCTGGGGCTGATATTGTTGCCTATGATGCCACCCGGCGCCCAAGGTCAGATCGTCGCGAGGATATCGTGGCAGCGATACTTGACGGGGGAGCGATCGCGATGGCTGATTGCTCTACCGTTGAGGATGCTCAAACTGCGATGGCTGAAGGTGCCACGATCATCGGGACCACACTTTCGGGTTACACAGACGAAACGGCTGGGGACGATGACGCGCCCGATTTCGGTCTGATCCGGGAGTTTCGCCGGTTGGACAGCTTCGTCATGGCTGAAGGCCGTTTCAATTCACCTGATCTCGCGAAAAAAGCCATTGCCGCGGGGGCAGATGCTGTCACCGTCGGTAGTGCGTTGACCCGCCTGGAAGTCGTCACGGGCTGGTTTGCCGAGGCGGTCCGGAGATCCTGA
- a CDS encoding helix-turn-helix domain-containing protein, whose product MSHHDTVEKDVPSLGTKLRSRRKQKLMTMQQVADQAGLSVGFISQVERDLTVPSLSSLASIAHVLDQPIGAFLSQPDSSQDLTRRANRVSYTTGRETLSYERLSASFPGSTLRAVLTHEKPGHRGEPISHDGEELMLVLAGELTVEIEGEVSVLREGDSIHFDSRRTHSTWNHTDDVTTIMWCGTMDVFGDGEPDPIHTNGTTANEPANGE is encoded by the coding sequence ATGAGCCATCACGACACAGTCGAAAAAGATGTGCCCTCACTGGGGACGAAACTGCGTTCGCGACGCAAGCAGAAGCTGATGACGATGCAGCAAGTGGCGGATCAGGCCGGACTTTCTGTCGGGTTCATTTCGCAGGTCGAACGCGATCTTACGGTTCCGTCGCTTTCGTCGCTCGCCAGCATTGCCCACGTTCTTGATCAGCCGATCGGGGCGTTCCTGTCGCAACCCGACAGTTCGCAGGATCTGACCCGGCGGGCGAACAGGGTATCCTACACCACGGGTCGCGAAACGCTCAGCTACGAACGCCTGTCGGCAAGCTTTCCGGGTAGCACGCTCCGCGCTGTGCTGACCCATGAGAAGCCGGGCCATCGCGGTGAACCGATCAGCCACGACGGGGAGGAGCTGATGCTCGTCCTGGCAGGAGAGCTCACCGTCGAAATCGAAGGGGAAGTTTCCGTCCTGCGCGAAGGGGATTCCATCCATTTCGATTCACGCCGGACCCATTCGACCTGGAACCATACCGACGATGTCACGACAATCATGTGGTGCGGCACGATGGACGTATTCGGCGACGGAGAACCGGACCCCATCCATACCAATGGCACCACAGCCAACGAACCAGCCAACGGAGAGTAG